The nucleotide window TATACCATGGGGTTAGGCCAGTTTGCTGCTTATGAAGGCTTAATGCTGATTATAATGGTGGCGTTTTTTCTGGGCGGTATGCTATTTAGACAGTCACTGGCCTGCATTATCATCATCAGTCTCAGTTACCTGATAATGAGCGAACTCTACCTGAGCACGTCTAGCTACAGCTTTCACCGTTACTATTTTCTGTTTGCCACCTGCCTGATTGGCGGTGTCAGTGCCTATACCCTTGAGTATCAGCTTCGAATCAGCTATCTGCAACGCGGCGCTTTGCGCAGCCTGGCAAAAACCGATCCACTGACCGGTCTGTATAACCGTGGCGCCATTGCTGACAAGTTAAATCACCTTGTTGAATACGGCCACCGTGAACAAAAACCCATTACGTTGTTGATGATTGATGTGGATTACTTTAAGAATTACAACGACTGCTATGGACATATCCAGGGGGATACGTGCCTGGTCAGCGTTGCCCAGGCCCTCATCAAAAACTGTAAGCGGCCGCTGGACTTCGCCGGTCGCTACGGCGGCGAGGAGTTCCTGATCATGTGGTTTGACGCGCAACCGAATGAAGCCAAAACCTTTGCAGAAAAAACCAAAGCCACCCTGGATAGACTGAATATACCTCACGCAAACTCGGAGGTTGCCACTCATGTCACTATATCCGGCGGCATGATAACCGGTGTGCCCGATCGTCCGGATATACAGGCGGCGATTCTGCATCAGGCCGACCAATGCCTTTACCGCGCAAAAGAAAGTGGAAGAAACCGCATTATTATTCAAGAGGTTGGCGAGGATCACAGTATTTCTTCAGTGGTCAAATAGAGCCCTTGCCGTTCGCTTCCCAAGACTAACCTATTGTAACGACTTACGTTCATGCGTTCTCTTTTGTCAACAAATGCATTTATAGAACTATCCCTCTGACAACGGTCTACACTTTAAATAATACCCCGATTTGCCGGTCTCCTAAGCTAGTAGGCACTCGTATTGAACGTACTATTTATTAGTAGTAAGCGCGTATTCAGCGCTTGGATCATTATACTGTTCACGTCTGTGTTCGGACTGAATAGTCCTTTGGCCTGGGCGGAGCCCATACTGCCCCTCACGGCAACAACCGATCACCTCAACCTGATGCCGTACCTATCCGTACTCCCTGATCCCCGGCATGATTATTCTATTGAGGAAATCACACGAACCCAGAATCAGATTCCATGGCAAGCCAGTAAACACGGTAACGACAACATTAATTTTGGATACACTAGTGATGTGTATTGGTTTCGCTTAAAAATTCACAACACAACCACCGAAAAACAGCATACCAATATTGAAATCGGCTATCCGGTGCTGGATTACCTGGATGTGTTTATTGATCACCCCAACCAGGAAATTCAACTACTGGAGCTAGGCGACAAACGCGCATTCAACGATCGCCCGGTCTCCCATCGCAACTTTATCGTGCCATTGGATCAGGGCCCGGAGGAGCTGGTCACTCTCTATTTCAGAGTCGAAACCACCAGCTCGATGCAGGTGCCGATTCAGCTGTGGCGGGATAAAACGTTATTACAAAGTGCGCAATCCGATATGCTCGGACTGGGGCTGTATTTCGGCACCATGGGGGTTATGGTGTTGTACAACCTATTTGTCTTTTTCTCGGTACGCGAATCCAATTACTTATACTACGTTTGCTATGTGGCCAGCATTGCGCTGTTCTTTGCCAGCCTGAGTGGCGTGTCTTTCCAGTATCTGTGGCCGGAAAACACCTGGTGGAACGACCAAAGCATTGTCTTTTTCCTCGCCTGCGTGGTGATGTTCGCTGCCATGTTCACCATTCGATTTTTGCGCATCAGGGAAACCTTCCCCCGCCTGCAGCACCTTGCCAATATGGTTGTTTTTGTCAGCATACTCATCACCGCAGCCACTATTTTAGCCAGCTACTCCACCATGATCGCCGTGGTGATTGCGTGGGCCGTATTCGGTATTTCCCTGGCCATCAGCTTCGGTGTGTACCGCTGGATGGCCGGCGACTCCTCGGCAAAATACTATTGCATATCCTGGTTTACCTTACTCATCGGCGGCGTTATTCTGGCTCTTAATAAATTTGATGTGCTGCCGCGTAACTTTCTGACCGAGCATGCAACCCAGTTTGGATCCGCCTTCGAAGTGATTCTGCTTTCTTTCGCATTGGCAGACCGCCTGAATGTTGAAAAGCGCCGCCGTTTTGAAGCGCAACTCAGTGCGCTGGAAAACGAGCGTGTAGCACGCCTGGCACAAGCGGAGGCCTTGCAACAGGAAAAAAACGCGCGGCGTGCGCAGGAGCAGGCCCTGATTCACGAACGGGATGCCCGGCACGCTCAAGCGGAAGCATTGGAATTCCAACGACAAGCGACCGAGACCCTCGAATACAAAGTACGGGAACGCACCCAGGAGCTGGAGGTGGCCAATCAGCGTTTGGAGGAGCTGACCTATACCGATGGTTTAACCGGTATCCGCAACCGGCGCTATCTAAATCGCGCACTGGAGCGGGAATTCACTCGCTCACGGCGGGAAAAGCTGCCATTAGCGGCGATTATTGTCGATATTGATCACTTCAAACAATTCAACGATACCCACGGCCATTTGGCCGGCGATGACTGCCTGCGCATAATAGCCAAAGCTATTGAGAGTTGTGCATTACGGGAAAACGACGTGGTCGCCCGTTACGGGGGCGAAGAGTTCATGGTTCTGTTACCCAACACCGACGAAGCCGGTGTGATGCTGGTAGCGGAACAGATCCGCATTGACATCAAAAACGTTCAATTTGATATTGATTCAACACCGGTAACGGTGACCGCTAGCCTGGGCGCCACAGCCTGCATTCCGGGGCAGACACACAACATCGAAAGCTTTATCACCGCTGCAGATGAGGCACTGTATATATCGAAAAAGAGCGGTCGCAACCAAATCAAATTCCGTGCTCCCGAGCTCGCCTCCCCCGGATCATTGCGCTCAAACGGTTAACAAGCGCCTTCCCCCATCCCAGATCTTGACCCATTTCGCCCATCGTGGTTAACTGGCCTCAAAGAAATGAATCCGGATTCACTTTATGGCATATCGGGCTACCCGTCGCACCGAAACACGCAAGGCCGAAATTCGTGCACGAATTTTGCGTCAAGCCCGGCAACTGATCATCGAAACCGGATTCAGGGGATTGACGATTGCCGCCGTGGCCGCCCGATCAGAAATTGCCACCGGCACGGTCTATCGATATTTTTCAAACAAGGCCGATTTGTGTGTCGCGGTTTTTGAGCTGGCAACGGAACATGAAATAGACGCGGTTGTGCTGGCCAGCCAACAGGGTGACAGCACACTGGAGCAATTGACAGGGTCACTAACCACTTTCGCCCGGCGGGCGTTGCGCAACCCGACCTTAGCTTATGCGCTGATTGCTGAACCGGTTGGCCCCGAGCTGGAAGAAACCCGTCTGCGATACCGTTCGTTATGGGCTGACACTTTTGCCACGCTTTTGGAAAAAGGAAAAGACCAGCGCATCTTCTATTCCCAGCCCACCTATTTGAGTGCGGCGGCACTGGTTGGCGCCATGGCGGAAACCATCGTAATTTCCAGTACGCAACAGATTAACCGAAATCATCCCAATTCAAATCACGCCAATTCACAACGCAAGCTGTCCCAAACCGAACTGTGCAATCACATTGTCAACTTCTGTTTGCGCGCAGTGGTTAAAACCGAGGTGCTTATATGAACCATCCCATGGCCGATACCATGCAAGCCACAACCCACGTTGTCGAAAATCAGTCAGGCCCACTGGAAAACTACAACCAGTATCTATCGGATGTAGCACTACAAGATGCCATCAAAAGAGAAGGAGCAGCGCATTTTGAACCGGAATTAACCGCTTTTGGTCAGCTCACCGGCTCCGCTGAAGTCATTAAATGGGGGTTTCAGGCCAACAAAGTGAAACCGGAATTTCGCAGCCACGACCGTTTTGGAAATCGTGTGGATGAAATTGATTTTCATCCTGCGTACCACAAGTTAATGGAAACAGCGATCGTCAATGGAATCCATTCCATTCCCTGGACCGATACCCGGCCCGGCAAGAATATTTTCCGTGCGGGCATGTCGTATTTGCAATTTCAGGTTGAGGCAGGACACGGATGTCCGGTCACCATGACCTTTGCCGCCGTCCCGGCCATCCGCAAACAACCCGATCTGGCAGCAATTTGGGAACCCCTCATTACCCGTCGCGTTTATGACCCACGCAATGTCCCGGTTGAGCAAAAGCAGGGGGTCACTATTGGTATGGCCATGACAGAAAAACAAGGCGGTTCCGATGTGCGCACGAACTCGACCCGCGCTTATCCGGTGGAGCATCGAGGCGCTGGCCGGATCTATGAACTGGTCGGACATAAATATTTTGTGTCGGCTCCAATGTGTGATGCCTTTTTAGTGTTGGCTCAAACGGAGGGCGGCATTTCCTGCTTCCTGGTGCCGCGCTGGCGACCCGACGGTTCTAAAAACCCCCTGCAGCTGCAGCAGCTAAAAAACAAAATGGGCAATGTATCCAACGCCTCATCGGAAACAGAATTGCGCGGCGCGATGGGCTGGATGATCGGTGATGAAGGCCGTGGAATTGCAAATATCCTGGAAATGGTGGCGTTAACCCGGTTCGATTGCATGATCGGGTCTGCCGCGGGTATGCGGCAGGCCATGGCACAAATACTTCATCATTGCCGCCATCGCAGCGCGTTCGGTAAAAAATTATTTGACCAGCCATTAATGCAAAACGTACTGGCGGACTTGTCGCTGGAAAGCGAAGCCGCCATGGCGCTGACCTTACGCGTTGCCCGTGCCATGGATACCCCGGACGACGAACAGGAACAATTGCTGGTCCGCATCGGTACCGCCATCGGTAAATACTGGATTTGCAAACGCACCCCCGGACACGCTTACGAAGCCATGGAGTGCATCGGCGGCATGGGGGTTATGGAGGATGGCATAATGCCACGCCTATACCGCGAAGCACCAATCAACGCGATCTGGGAAGGCAGCGGTAATGTGCAATGCCTGGATACGTTGCGCGCGATGAGCCGTACGCCGGGTAGTCTGGAAGCCCTGTTTACGGAAATAGATGAAGCCAAAGGGTTAAATAGCGATTTCGATCGCTTTGTCATGCGGGCAAAAAAGAATATTAGTGATGTTGCCGACATTGAATACCGGGCGCGCGGTCTGGTGGAACAATTGGCGTTAGCCTGGCAAGCCAGCATACTGTTACGCACCGACAATGAGCACATCGGCAATGCCTTCTGCGCGGCGCGACTGCAACAGGATTCACAACAAATGTACGGCACGATTCCGCGAGGCGTCGATTGCGAAGCTATTATTCAGCGGGCACAACCCCAATACTAATCCCTCCGAAACAGAAGGTGTAATTATGGGTTCAGCACTGACGGCTCAACAAGTTCAACACTACCTGGCGGACATTTTTCCTCAATTCGACGCCCGCGTTATTTCTGTTTCAGACAGCGCAGCCGTGGTTGAGCAGGAAACCGATGAGCGGCACCTGAGGCCCGGCGGCACGGTCTCTGGCCCGACCATGATGGCGCTGGCGGATGCGGCTATGTACGTCGCCATTCTGGGAAATCTAGGCAAAATCGCCCTCGCTGTGACTACAAATCTGAACATCAACTTCTATCGCAAGCCGTCACCAGGCAGACTTCGGGCCGAAGCGCGAATCCTTAAAATGGGGGCAAGACTGGCAGTAGGTGATGTTCTTTTGTACAGCGAAGGGTCGAAAGACTCGGTGGCTCATGTCACTCTTACTTACTCTATCCCGCCTCAATAGCATCCAAAGATACCTGTTTACATAATCGCCCGTTTCCCTCACTATCTTTACCGACGTTGTTTCTGATGCGGTTCCGAATGGATATCGAAGCAATCTGTAATCAGTTATCCGGTGCAATATCGTGATTGTTATTGCAAATTACCGGATAGAAAACTAAATTTAATAGCAGGATCAAGAACTGAGTAATTAAACAGTTCCATGGAAAACAATGCGGAGAACAGAAATCATGAAAAAACTTTTAGTCGGTGCATTACTTTTAGGCTCCACGTCCCTGGCCATGGCAGAAGCGCCCGGCGGACCCGATTGCGGCTGGGGCAACATGTTATTTGAAGGACAAAGCGGACTTGGCCCACACTTCCTGGCTTCATGGACCAACGGAACTACCGGCAACGCCACCTTCGGCATGACATCTGGCACCAACGGCTGTTCATCCAATGGCACCCTGACTTACGGCGGCAAAGCATTAGTCGATCTTTCCAAAGTCATGGACGAGTTTGTTGCTGATGCTGCTCAAGGTGAAGGTGAAGCCATGACTGCAGTTGCAGTTTCCATGGGCATAGCACCAGAAGATCGCAACCACTTCGCAGCAGCCATTAACTCAAACTTTGATACCATCTTCGTATCAGCAGATTCCACTGCAGAAGACGTTTATAAAAACATACTGTCTGTTATGAAATCTGACGATCGT belongs to Ketobacter sp. MCCC 1A13808 and includes:
- a CDS encoding GGDEF domain-containing protein, whose product is MPEFNQDLQKYNRQLKKGFNGLRFNAGLEAEFRTFFYARNVVKQRGAIIVGIILLLGLVPIDLRLIDGEAAHFYLLIRVWITVPLLLVALAFTFRTSQQHYFSLFSFFIIIFIGITTNIQVVYTMGLGQFAAYEGLMLIIMVAFFLGGMLFRQSLACIIIISLSYLIMSELYLSTSSYSFHRYYFLFATCLIGGVSAYTLEYQLRISYLQRGALRSLAKTDPLTGLYNRGAIADKLNHLVEYGHREQKPITLLMIDVDYFKNYNDCYGHIQGDTCLVSVAQALIKNCKRPLDFAGRYGGEEFLIMWFDAQPNEAKTFAEKTKATLDRLNIPHANSEVATHVTISGGMITGVPDRPDIQAAILHQADQCLYRAKESGRNRIIIQEVGEDHSISSVVK
- a CDS encoding 7TM diverse intracellular signaling domain-containing protein, whose amino-acid sequence is MNVLFISSKRVFSAWIIILFTSVFGLNSPLAWAEPILPLTATTDHLNLMPYLSVLPDPRHDYSIEEITRTQNQIPWQASKHGNDNINFGYTSDVYWFRLKIHNTTTEKQHTNIEIGYPVLDYLDVFIDHPNQEIQLLELGDKRAFNDRPVSHRNFIVPLDQGPEELVTLYFRVETTSSMQVPIQLWRDKTLLQSAQSDMLGLGLYFGTMGVMVLYNLFVFFSVRESNYLYYVCYVASIALFFASLSGVSFQYLWPENTWWNDQSIVFFLACVVMFAAMFTIRFLRIRETFPRLQHLANMVVFVSILITAATILASYSTMIAVVIAWAVFGISLAISFGVYRWMAGDSSAKYYCISWFTLLIGGVILALNKFDVLPRNFLTEHATQFGSAFEVILLSFALADRLNVEKRRRFEAQLSALENERVARLAQAEALQQEKNARRAQEQALIHERDARHAQAEALEFQRQATETLEYKVRERTQELEVANQRLEELTYTDGLTGIRNRRYLNRALEREFTRSRREKLPLAAIIVDIDHFKQFNDTHGHLAGDDCLRIIAKAIESCALRENDVVARYGGEEFMVLLPNTDEAGVMLVAEQIRIDIKNVQFDIDSTPVTVTASLGATACIPGQTHNIESFITAADEALYISKKSGRNQIKFRAPELASPGSLRSNG
- a CDS encoding TetR/AcrR family transcriptional regulator, which translates into the protein MAYRATRRTETRKAEIRARILRQARQLIIETGFRGLTIAAVAARSEIATGTVYRYFSNKADLCVAVFELATEHEIDAVVLASQQGDSTLEQLTGSLTTFARRALRNPTLAYALIAEPVGPELEETRLRYRSLWADTFATLLEKGKDQRIFYSQPTYLSAAALVGAMAETIVISSTQQINRNHPNSNHANSQRKLSQTELCNHIVNFCLRAVVKTEVLI
- a CDS encoding acyl-CoA dehydrogenase family protein translates to MNHPMADTMQATTHVVENQSGPLENYNQYLSDVALQDAIKREGAAHFEPELTAFGQLTGSAEVIKWGFQANKVKPEFRSHDRFGNRVDEIDFHPAYHKLMETAIVNGIHSIPWTDTRPGKNIFRAGMSYLQFQVEAGHGCPVTMTFAAVPAIRKQPDLAAIWEPLITRRVYDPRNVPVEQKQGVTIGMAMTEKQGGSDVRTNSTRAYPVEHRGAGRIYELVGHKYFVSAPMCDAFLVLAQTEGGISCFLVPRWRPDGSKNPLQLQQLKNKMGNVSNASSETELRGAMGWMIGDEGRGIANILEMVALTRFDCMIGSAAGMRQAMAQILHHCRHRSAFGKKLFDQPLMQNVLADLSLESEAAMALTLRVARAMDTPDDEQEQLLVRIGTAIGKYWICKRTPGHAYEAMECIGGMGVMEDGIMPRLYREAPINAIWEGSGNVQCLDTLRAMSRTPGSLEALFTEIDEAKGLNSDFDRFVMRAKKNISDVADIEYRARGLVEQLALAWQASILLRTDNEHIGNAFCAARLQQDSQQMYGTIPRGVDCEAIIQRAQPQY
- a CDS encoding PaaI family thioesterase yields the protein MGSALTAQQVQHYLADIFPQFDARVISVSDSAAVVEQETDERHLRPGGTVSGPTMMALADAAMYVAILGNLGKIALAVTTNLNINFYRKPSPGRLRAEARILKMGARLAVGDVLLYSEGSKDSVAHVTLTYSIPPQ
- a CDS encoding DUF3015 domain-containing protein, with the translated sequence MKKLLVGALLLGSTSLAMAEAPGGPDCGWGNMLFEGQSGLGPHFLASWTNGTTGNATFGMTSGTNGCSSNGTLTYGGKALVDLSKVMDEFVADAAQGEGEAMTAVAVSMGIAPEDRNHFAAAINSNFDTIFVSADSTAEDVYKNILSVMKSDDRLSKYVA